One region of Duncaniella freteri genomic DNA includes:
- a CDS encoding DUF4834 family protein → MLTFFGTIIIVYFLWLVVKPMLARYMQRKFQQKVNDMFGQMFGQAPGQSDSTHDNEASRRQDAHGRYRQRKSKIFSRDEGEYVEFEEVRATSSSETSATSDYSSSSRRHTPREPQVSDAKWEDIR, encoded by the coding sequence ATGCTGACTTTTTTCGGTACAATAATAATAGTATATTTCCTTTGGCTCGTTGTGAAACCTATGCTTGCACGCTACATGCAGCGCAAGTTCCAGCAGAAGGTTAACGATATGTTCGGGCAGATGTTCGGGCAGGCTCCGGGGCAAAGCGATTCCACTCACGACAACGAGGCCAGCCGCCGGCAGGATGCCCACGGCAGATACAGGCAGCGCAAAAGCAAGATATTCTCCCGCGACGAAGGGGAATATGTAGAGTTTGAGGAAGTGCGCGCCACATCTTCGTCGGAGACCTCTGCCACTTCGGACTACTCATCCTCCTCCCGCCGCCACACTCCCCGCGAGCCCCAGGTGTCGGATGCCAAATGGGAGGACATCCGATAA
- the pssA gene encoding CDP-diacylglycerol--serine O-phosphatidyltransferase yields the protein MKNIKTYIPNTITCLNLLCGCVAVFLAFHSGTQVMGLHAFEWAWIFIGAAAVFDFCDGLSARLLGAYSPMGKELDSLSDLVSFGLAPAFLVMNAMIDAGAPSGVSFIALFIALMGALRLAKFNVDTRQATSFIGLPIPANALFWIGTMGWISEHGYPGDIVMAVLIIGFSLLMVSELKMFSLKFKDMAFKGNVRRYMVLAACVFFIATDGVAGFAWTIILYILISLLGKRTDPDNFEDELQA from the coding sequence GTGAAGAATATAAAGACATATATCCCCAACACCATCACCTGCCTCAACCTCCTGTGCGGATGTGTCGCCGTGTTCCTGGCGTTCCACTCAGGGACTCAGGTCATGGGGCTCCATGCATTCGAATGGGCGTGGATATTCATCGGGGCCGCCGCAGTGTTTGACTTCTGCGACGGGCTCTCGGCACGCCTGCTCGGGGCCTATTCACCCATGGGCAAGGAGCTCGACTCGCTGAGCGACCTCGTGAGCTTCGGACTCGCACCCGCATTCCTGGTTATGAATGCCATGATCGATGCAGGTGCGCCATCAGGGGTATCCTTCATCGCGCTTTTCATCGCACTGATGGGCGCGCTAAGGCTTGCTAAATTCAATGTCGACACCCGCCAGGCCACATCATTCATAGGGCTCCCCATCCCTGCCAACGCCCTCTTCTGGATCGGCACCATGGGATGGATTTCCGAGCACGGCTATCCGGGCGACATAGTGATGGCGGTCCTTATAATCGGATTCTCTCTGCTTATGGTGAGCGAGCTGAAAATGTTCTCGCTGAAATTCAAGGATATGGCGTTCAAAGGCAACGTGCGCCGCTACATGGTGCTTGCCGCATGTGTGTTCTTCATAGCCACCGACGGTGTAGCAGGGTTCGCATGGACCATAATCCTCTACATCCTGATATCCCTTCTGGGCAAACGCACCGACCCTGACAACTTTGAGGACGAATTGCAGGCATAG
- a CDS encoding phosphatidylserine decarboxylase family protein — protein sequence MRVKIHTEGTNILLILLLILVVINLSAWMFIRPAVIPIVFSAVCGVFYLFVVNFFRSPRRTFRGDRENVVVSSVDGTVVALEEVFEPEVLRRKVRMLSVFMTVLNVHANWFPVDGEVLLVRHHKGRFLSAYLPKASIENERSTVLIRANNGQELLVRQIAGAVARRIVTYAEPGERSNIEDHMGFIKFGSRVDIYLPLDAEIKVKIGDKTVGGITEVAHLATKS from the coding sequence ATGAGGGTAAAAATACATACTGAAGGCACCAACATACTTCTGATACTCCTGCTGATACTGGTTGTGATCAACCTGTCGGCATGGATGTTCATACGGCCTGCGGTGATTCCCATCGTGTTCTCAGCGGTGTGCGGTGTGTTCTATCTCTTCGTGGTCAACTTCTTCCGCTCCCCACGGCGCACTTTCCGGGGCGACAGGGAGAATGTGGTGGTATCGTCGGTCGACGGAACAGTGGTGGCTCTCGAAGAGGTGTTCGAGCCCGAGGTCCTGCGCCGCAAGGTGAGGATGCTGTCAGTGTTCATGACAGTGCTCAACGTCCACGCCAACTGGTTTCCGGTAGACGGAGAAGTGCTCCTTGTGCGCCATCACAAAGGCCGCTTCCTGAGTGCATATCTCCCCAAGGCAAGCATCGAGAACGAGCGGTCGACAGTGCTCATACGCGCCAACAACGGACAGGAGCTCCTTGTGCGCCAGATAGCCGGAGCCGTGGCGCGCCGCATCGTCACCTACGCCGAGCCGGGTGAACGCTCCAACATCGAGGACCACATGGGATTCATAAAGTTCGGCTCACGCGTCGACATCTACCTCCCCCTCGATGCCGAGATAAAGGTGAAGATCGGCGACAAGACCGTAGGAGGCATCACCGAAGTGGCACACCTCGCAACCAAAAGCTGA
- a CDS encoding cytidine deaminase has product MKQLTLTTHITEASIEELSPSERSLVEAAREATSRSYAPYSHFHVGAAILLDNGETVTGSNQENAAFPSGTCAERTACYYAHSRHPDSRFTAIAIAARGTDGEELAQPIAPCGACRQALLEYETLAGRDVKVILTARDKVYILPSVRSTLPLAFSEF; this is encoded by the coding sequence ATGAAACAGCTGACACTCACCACCCACATAACAGAGGCCTCCATCGAAGAGCTCTCCCCCTCAGAGCGCAGCCTCGTTGAAGCCGCGCGCGAAGCCACATCCCGCTCCTACGCCCCCTACAGCCACTTCCATGTAGGCGCGGCAATACTCCTCGACAACGGAGAAACCGTCACAGGCTCCAACCAGGAGAACGCCGCCTTCCCCTCAGGCACCTGTGCCGAACGCACCGCATGCTACTACGCCCACTCCCGCCATCCCGACTCCCGCTTCACTGCGATAGCCATCGCGGCACGCGGCACCGACGGAGAGGAGCTCGCACAGCCCATAGCACCCTGCGGCGCGTGCCGCCAGGCACTCCTCGAATACGAGACCCTCGCCGGCAGGGACGTCAAAGTGATACTCACAGCCCGCGACAAGGTGTACATCCTTCCGTCGGTGCGCTCCACCCTCCCGCTGGCATTCTCGGAATTTTAG
- the lpxA gene encoding acyl-ACP--UDP-N-acetylglucosamine O-acyltransferase, with the protein MISDKAHIDPSAKIGENVTIHPFAFIDKDVEIGDNCVIMPFASIIRGTRMGKNCKVFQGAIVGADPQDFRWKGGFTYCYIGDDVVIRENVIINRGIKTEGGTRIGSGSFLMANSHVGHDSHLKGSTVIGNNVSIAGDVEIGECVILSSSVVVHENSKIGDWVLIKGGCRITGNVPPFCIMAHNPTSYFGVNAYLLKKNGNMSEQRIDDIAKCYRHLYQTGTSVFNALKRIEADVDPSPERQSIIDFINGCNLRIVAIPKDLEQ; encoded by the coding sequence ATGATTAGCGACAAAGCTCACATCGACCCATCGGCAAAGATAGGCGAGAACGTCACCATCCATCCGTTCGCATTCATCGACAAGGATGTGGAAATAGGCGACAACTGCGTGATAATGCCCTTCGCAAGCATCATCCGCGGAACACGCATGGGCAAGAACTGCAAGGTGTTCCAGGGTGCCATTGTAGGTGCCGACCCGCAGGACTTCCGTTGGAAGGGAGGGTTCACCTACTGCTACATCGGTGACGACGTGGTGATACGCGAGAATGTGATCATCAACCGCGGCATAAAGACCGAAGGGGGCACAAGGATAGGGAGCGGCTCTTTCCTTATGGCAAATTCCCACGTGGGGCACGACTCCCATCTCAAGGGCAGCACTGTGATCGGCAACAACGTGTCCATAGCAGGCGACGTGGAGATCGGCGAATGCGTGATACTCTCATCGAGCGTCGTGGTACACGAGAACTCAAAGATAGGCGACTGGGTGCTCATAAAGGGCGGATGCCGCATCACCGGCAATGTGCCTCCCTTCTGCATCATGGCTCACAACCCCACTTCCTACTTCGGGGTGAATGCCTATCTGCTGAAAAAGAACGGCAACATGAGCGAACAGCGCATCGACGATATCGCAAAATGCTACCGCCACCTGTATCAGACAGGGACATCGGTGTTCAATGCCCTCAAGCGCATCGAAGCCGACGTGGACCCCTCGCCGGAGCGTCAGAGCATCATCGACTTCATCAACGGCTGCAACCTCAGGATCGTAGCCATACCCAAGGACCTCGAACAGTAG
- a CDS encoding TolC family protein, translated as MKFNKISLILAAGLSVSALSGCGIYTKYNPEKVNNALVNEYAEALKQEADPEAFGNLKWQQVFTDPMLADLIERALANNKDLNNAKLSVDMAHAQLKGARLSYLPSVAFAPNATRSRAMNTWSEWSYQLPLAVNWEVDIFGKLRNNRKSAEVAEAQAKAYEQAVRSQIIAGVAQCYYTIAALQSQLELSRETAVLWKQSVQTMRDLKEAGRLRENAVVQSEAQYYSIESSINDIEMSLHEANNTLSLLLNTMPQKWSIPASANLSQPAIARTSVPMAELAARPDVRASEMALASAFYATNSARAAFYPTLNITANGGFSNTLGTMISNPAQWFVQLGASLTAPLFSRGQNIARLEAAKAQQKQALNNFEYSIMSAAADVSDALTTYEKSIKKQSWLALQVDNMSKAVDITNELLLFDGSTTYLEVLTAQQNLLGAQTAQITTNLAATRALINLYQNLGGGR; from the coding sequence ATGAAATTCAACAAAATATCACTCATCCTTGCCGCCGGGCTGAGCGTGAGCGCGCTCTCCGGATGCGGGATCTACACCAAATACAACCCCGAGAAGGTCAACAATGCCCTCGTCAACGAGTATGCCGAGGCGTTGAAGCAGGAGGCTGACCCCGAGGCGTTCGGCAACCTCAAGTGGCAGCAGGTGTTCACCGACCCTATGCTCGCCGACCTCATAGAGCGCGCCCTCGCCAACAACAAGGACCTCAACAACGCCAAACTCAGTGTAGACATGGCGCATGCCCAGCTCAAAGGTGCGCGCCTTAGCTACCTCCCCTCGGTGGCTTTCGCCCCCAACGCTACACGCTCACGCGCCATGAACACCTGGAGCGAATGGAGCTATCAGCTCCCGCTCGCAGTCAACTGGGAGGTCGACATCTTCGGCAAGCTCCGCAACAACCGCAAGAGCGCCGAGGTGGCTGAGGCTCAGGCCAAGGCTTACGAGCAGGCTGTGCGATCTCAGATCATAGCCGGCGTGGCTCAGTGCTACTACACGATAGCAGCTCTCCAGAGCCAGCTTGAACTGTCGCGCGAGACAGCTGTGCTGTGGAAACAGAGCGTGCAGACCATGCGCGACCTCAAGGAGGCAGGACGCCTCAGAGAGAACGCCGTGGTGCAGAGCGAAGCGCAGTACTACAGCATCGAATCGTCGATCAACGATATCGAGATGTCGCTGCACGAGGCTAACAACACCCTGTCGCTCCTGCTCAACACCATGCCGCAGAAGTGGAGCATCCCCGCAAGCGCAAACCTTTCTCAGCCCGCAATAGCCCGCACATCCGTGCCTATGGCTGAGCTCGCCGCCCGCCCTGACGTGCGCGCATCCGAAATGGCTCTCGCATCGGCTTTCTATGCCACCAATTCAGCTCGCGCAGCCTTCTATCCCACACTCAACATCACTGCCAACGGCGGATTCTCCAACACCCTGGGCACAATGATATCCAACCCGGCGCAGTGGTTCGTCCAGCTCGGGGCAAGCCTCACCGCACCCCTCTTCTCACGCGGTCAGAACATAGCGCGCCTTGAGGCCGCGAAAGCTCAGCAGAAGCAGGCACTCAACAACTTCGAGTACTCGATCATGAGCGCGGCTGCCGACGTGAGCGACGCCCTCACCACCTATGAGAAGAGCATCAAGAAACAGTCGTGGCTCGCTCTTCAGGTCGACAACATGTCAAAGGCTGTCGACATCACCAACGAGCTCCTCCTCTTCGACGGCTCCACAACCTATCTTGAGGTGCTCACCGCCCAGCAGAACCTCCTCGGCGCACAGACAGCCCAGATCACTACCAATCTCGCTGCCACACGCGCCCTCATCAACCTCTACCAGAATCTCGGTGGCGGCAGGTAA
- a CDS encoding efflux RND transporter permease subunit has product MKLDTFINRPVLSTVISIFIVLLGLIGLFSLPVTQFPDIAPPTIRVSTSYTGANAQAVLNSVIAPLEESINGAEGMTYMESTASNTGSADITVYFEQGFDPDMAAVDVQNRVAKAQNLLPAEVTQVGVLTQKRQSSMLLMVSLYDPTGRYSMEFIDNYAKINMIPQLQRVSGVGDVMSFGADYSMRIWLKPEVMAQYGLMPTDISAALAEQNIEAAPGAFGEQGDQSFQYTLKYKGRLSTPEEFEDIVVAAKPTGEVLRLGDVARVELGRVTYGFSNSLNGNLSTSCIVFQTAGSNATQIIDDCLKVVDNMKKELPAGLEIAVPMNNNDFLNASIHEVIKTLIEAFILVFFVVYVFLQDIRSTIIPAIAIPVALVGTFFFMNLIGFSINLITLSALVLAIAIVVDDAIVVVEAVHAKLDVGYKSARKASIDAMGEIGGAIISITLVMMLVFIPVSFMSGTTGVFYRQFGLTMAIAIGISALNALTLSPALCAVFLKGHDNHDPIGKRMGNAYGAAAQAVAGNVKRRFTLDLPPLVTFAFLTATITFMVLGWYSLEHPVQLVIASACAIVTILGIFGKRFHKGFEIGFGRILKAYNKFTSFFINHKITSFSLVALTVAILVWLMNVTTSTLVPNEDTGVLFCMVDMPPGTSQERTDEVLDQVDAIIATIPDIEYRQKISGYSFMAGQGATYGTFILKLKNWEDRKRADQTSEAILGKLYGMTGAAIKDGRVVIFAPPMISGYSLTNGFEIKMQDRTGGNINDFFAIVQGFLAKLNQQPEVQVAMTTFNPAFPQYMIDIDAAKAKQAGISPKTILTTLQGYYGGMYVSNFNRFGKIYRVMMQANPEARVSPETLSAIKIRNGAEMASISNFVTLTKVYGPDLMNRFNMFQSMSVTGSPAPGYTSGDCLAAIERVAAETLPQGYGYEFSGMTREEAAQGSGSTTAIIFGLCLLFVYLLLSAQYESYILPFSVIFSIPFGLMGTFIFAQIFGISNNIYLQIALIMLIGLLAKNAILIVEFAIERRRTGMSIVNAAIQGASARLRPILMTSLAMIIGLLPLMFASGAGANGNRALGTGSIGGMLIGMILQVLIVPALFVIFQKIQEKFTPLKWEDTDNEGIENEIEQYSAK; this is encoded by the coding sequence ATGAAACTCGATACTTTCATAAATAGGCCGGTGCTGTCGACGGTGATCTCCATCTTCATCGTACTGCTGGGTCTCATCGGGCTGTTCTCGCTTCCGGTGACCCAGTTCCCCGACATCGCACCCCCTACCATACGTGTATCCACATCCTACACGGGAGCCAACGCCCAGGCAGTGCTCAACTCCGTCATAGCCCCTCTTGAGGAGTCGATCAACGGTGCCGAGGGCATGACCTACATGGAGTCAACCGCCTCCAACACAGGCTCAGCCGACATCACCGTCTACTTCGAGCAGGGCTTCGACCCTGACATGGCGGCCGTCGACGTGCAGAACCGTGTGGCTAAGGCCCAGAACCTCCTCCCCGCCGAGGTGACCCAGGTGGGCGTGCTCACCCAGAAGCGTCAGTCATCGATGCTGCTCATGGTGTCGCTCTACGACCCCACCGGCCGCTACTCGATGGAGTTTATCGACAACTACGCCAAGATCAATATGATCCCTCAGCTGCAACGTGTGTCAGGCGTGGGCGACGTCATGTCGTTCGGTGCCGACTACTCCATGCGCATATGGCTCAAGCCCGAGGTGATGGCACAGTACGGACTGATGCCTACCGACATCTCCGCCGCGCTTGCCGAGCAGAACATCGAGGCTGCCCCGGGAGCCTTCGGCGAGCAGGGTGACCAGTCGTTCCAGTACACGCTGAAATACAAAGGCCGCCTCTCCACCCCCGAAGAGTTCGAGGACATAGTGGTAGCAGCCAAGCCCACAGGCGAGGTGCTCCGTCTGGGCGACGTCGCCAGGGTGGAGCTCGGACGTGTCACCTACGGATTCTCCAACTCACTCAACGGCAATCTCTCCACAAGCTGTATCGTGTTCCAGACCGCAGGCTCCAACGCCACACAGATCATCGACGACTGTCTGAAGGTGGTGGACAACATGAAGAAGGAACTCCCCGCCGGCCTTGAGATAGCCGTGCCGATGAACAACAACGACTTCCTCAACGCCTCTATCCACGAGGTTATCAAGACGCTCATCGAGGCATTCATCCTCGTGTTCTTCGTGGTGTATGTGTTCCTTCAGGACATACGCTCCACCATCATCCCCGCCATCGCCATCCCTGTGGCACTCGTGGGAACATTCTTCTTCATGAACCTCATCGGGTTCTCCATCAACCTCATCACCCTCTCAGCCCTTGTGCTTGCGATAGCCATTGTGGTCGACGACGCCATAGTGGTGGTCGAGGCGGTCCACGCCAAACTCGACGTGGGCTACAAGAGCGCGCGCAAGGCATCGATCGACGCAATGGGCGAGATAGGCGGAGCCATCATCTCGATCACCCTCGTGATGATGCTCGTGTTCATCCCTGTATCGTTCATGAGCGGCACCACAGGTGTGTTCTACCGCCAGTTCGGTCTCACAATGGCGATCGCCATCGGTATCTCCGCGCTCAACGCCCTTACCCTCTCGCCCGCGCTCTGCGCCGTGTTCCTCAAGGGTCATGACAACCACGACCCGATAGGCAAACGCATGGGTAACGCCTACGGTGCGGCAGCCCAGGCAGTGGCAGGCAACGTGAAGCGTCGTTTCACCCTCGACCTCCCCCCGCTGGTGACATTCGCGTTCCTCACCGCCACCATCACGTTCATGGTGCTCGGATGGTACAGCCTCGAACACCCCGTCCAGCTCGTCATAGCGAGCGCATGCGCCATAGTCACTATCCTCGGAATCTTCGGAAAGCGTTTCCACAAGGGATTCGAGATAGGCTTCGGCAGAATCCTCAAGGCATACAACAAGTTCACATCGTTCTTCATCAACCATAAGATCACATCGTTCAGCCTCGTGGCTCTCACCGTGGCTATCCTGGTGTGGCTCATGAACGTGACCACCTCGACCCTCGTGCCCAACGAGGACACCGGCGTGCTGTTCTGCATGGTCGACATGCCCCCGGGCACATCGCAGGAGCGCACCGATGAGGTGCTCGACCAGGTGGACGCCATCATCGCAACCATCCCCGACATCGAGTACCGCCAGAAGATCTCGGGCTACAGCTTCATGGCAGGCCAGGGTGCCACCTACGGCACATTCATCCTCAAGCTCAAGAACTGGGAGGACCGCAAGCGTGCCGACCAGACATCGGAAGCCATCCTCGGAAAGCTCTACGGCATGACAGGAGCAGCCATCAAGGACGGACGCGTGGTGATATTCGCTCCCCCTATGATCAGCGGATACTCCCTCACCAACGGTTTCGAGATCAAGATGCAGGACCGCACAGGCGGCAACATCAACGACTTCTTCGCCATAGTGCAGGGCTTCCTTGCCAAGCTCAACCAGCAGCCTGAGGTGCAGGTGGCAATGACCACATTCAACCCTGCGTTCCCCCAGTACATGATAGATATCGACGCCGCCAAGGCAAAGCAGGCGGGGATCTCACCCAAGACCATCCTCACCACCCTTCAGGGCTACTACGGCGGTATGTACGTGTCCAACTTCAACCGTTTCGGCAAGATATACCGTGTTATGATGCAGGCCAACCCCGAGGCCCGTGTCAGCCCCGAGACCCTCTCAGCCATCAAGATACGCAACGGAGCCGAGATGGCATCGATCAGCAACTTCGTGACGCTCACCAAGGTGTACGGACCTGACCTCATGAACCGATTCAACATGTTCCAGTCAATGTCAGTGACCGGCTCGCCGGCTCCCGGCTACACCTCGGGCGACTGTCTCGCCGCCATCGAGCGCGTCGCAGCCGAGACCCTTCCCCAGGGCTACGGCTACGAATTCTCGGGCATGACACGCGAGGAAGCGGCACAGGGCTCGGGCAGCACCACAGCGATCATCTTCGGGCTGTGTCTGCTCTTCGTGTACCTCCTCCTCTCCGCCCAGTATGAGAGCTACATCCTGCCGTTCTCGGTGATCTTCTCCATACCGTTCGGACTCATGGGCACATTCATCTTCGCTCAGATATTCGGAATCTCCAACAATATCTACCTGCAGATCGCCCTCATCATGCTCATCGGACTTCTCGCCAAGAACGCCATCCTCATCGTGGAGTTCGCCATCGAACGCCGCCGCACAGGCATGTCGATAGTCAACGCCGCCATCCAGGGAGCCTCGGCGCGTCTGCGTCCTATCCTTATGACATCACTGGCGATGATCATCGGTCTGTTGCCCCTTATGTTCGCCTCGGGAGCCGGAGCCAACGGCAACCGCGCGCTCGGCACAGGCTCGATAGGCGGTATGCTCATAGGTATGATACTCCAGGTGCTCATAGTTCCCGCCCTCTTCGTGATATTCCAGAAGATACAGGAGAAGTTCACCCCGCTCAAGTGGGAGGACACCGACAACGAAGGCATCGAAAACGAGATCGAGCAGTATTCGGCAAAATAA
- a CDS encoding efflux RND transporter periplasmic adaptor subunit — translation MKSISSLAIGSLSVLLASATLASCSGNKGQQMEMPAPAIATVTLAPQNVDLQSTYPATIKGKTDIDIRPQVTGFITKVHVDEGQRVRKGQALFTLDQVQFQAAVDQARATLNSAQTAVNTAKMTADSKKTLLDKNIISQYEYQLAENSLQQANAQLATAKAALVNAQKNLAYTVVTSPSDGVVGQIPNREGSLASPSSAQPLTTVSDNSQVYAYFSLTEKDLLALSGNGKGSLDAAIKSMPAVRLKLSDGTIFPIEGKVATVSGVIDNNTGSSSVRALFSNPDGVLRSGATGQIIIPNPMDSVLVIPQKATFELQDRRFVYVVNDSNKVVSTPIAIETNNNGKVFVVTSGLKAGDRVAIEGVGTKLKDGMTINPTAAAPAPDAPAAPAAEKAE, via the coding sequence ATGAAATCAATCTCGTCACTCGCAATCGGCAGCCTCTCCGTGCTGCTCGCGTCCGCCACTCTCGCATCATGCTCAGGCAACAAGGGCCAGCAGATGGAGATGCCCGCGCCCGCAATCGCCACCGTCACGCTCGCTCCTCAGAACGTAGACCTCCAGTCCACCTACCCCGCGACAATAAAGGGCAAAACCGACATTGACATCCGCCCGCAGGTAACAGGATTCATCACCAAAGTACATGTCGACGAAGGACAGCGTGTACGCAAGGGGCAGGCACTCTTCACACTCGACCAGGTGCAGTTCCAGGCAGCTGTCGACCAGGCGCGCGCCACCCTCAACTCCGCTCAGACAGCAGTCAACACCGCCAAGATGACTGCCGACTCCAAGAAGACACTGCTTGACAAGAACATCATCTCGCAATATGAATATCAGCTTGCCGAGAACTCTCTACAGCAGGCCAACGCCCAGCTCGCCACAGCAAAGGCAGCTCTGGTAAACGCTCAGAAGAACCTCGCCTACACAGTGGTGACATCACCCAGCGACGGCGTGGTAGGTCAGATACCCAACCGCGAAGGCTCCCTTGCAAGCCCCTCGTCGGCACAGCCCCTCACCACCGTCAGCGACAACTCACAGGTGTATGCCTACTTCTCACTCACCGAGAAGGACCTCCTTGCACTATCAGGCAACGGCAAAGGCTCCCTCGACGCCGCCATCAAGTCGATGCCCGCAGTGAGGCTCAAACTCAGCGACGGCACCATATTCCCCATCGAGGGCAAGGTGGCAACAGTGTCGGGTGTGATCGACAACAACACAGGCTCGTCGAGCGTGCGCGCGCTCTTCAGCAACCCTGACGGCGTGCTCCGCAGCGGTGCCACAGGCCAGATCATCATCCCCAACCCCATGGACAGCGTGCTCGTGATCCCGCAGAAAGCCACATTCGAGCTTCAGGACCGCCGGTTCGTCTATGTTGTCAACGACTCCAACAAGGTGGTTTCCACGCCCATAGCCATCGAGACCAACAATAATGGCAAAGTATTCGTAGTGACCTCAGGGCTCAAGGCAGGCGACCGTGTAGCCATCGAAGGCGTAGGCACCAAGCTCAAGGACGGCATGACAATCAACCCCACTGCCGCCGCACCCGCGCCTGATGCGCCAGCCGCACCCGCCGCTGAAAAAGCCGAATAA